Within Romboutsia sp. CE17, the genomic segment TCCAAATCCTGCACCTAAGTAAAATACACAACCAATTCCAAGTATAAACATACCTAGAATCATCATAATAATCCCCATAATAAAACTATTAGCAATAGGAACTAAATTATTTAACATAAGTACATCCATAAGTATACCAACAAGAACCATGTTTATAATAGTTCCCCACCCTACATTTTCACCAAGAACTATATTAGCAATAACGACTAAAGTTCCAATTAAAATACTAGCTTTACCCATAGTCATTCCTGTCATGTTATATATTCCTTCATGTAAAACATCCCAAGGCGATAAACCTAACTTAGCATTTATGGTCATAACTATGCCTAATGCACAAAGGCAAAATCCAAATATCATTTTTGAAAATTTAATTAATGTTAGTTTCAAAACATTCATCTCCCCCATATAAAACTCTTACATTTTAAAGAATAACATACCAAAGTGTATAATTTCTACTTATTATATAATAATATTGAAAATATAAAATTACTTATTTTTTATTATTTTTAATAGAATAAAATTATGATAGAAAATTAGAAGATTAAAAACTCTACGATTAGTTTATTGAAGAATTTTTGAAAATAATTTAAATTAGTATTAAGAGGTGAAGTCAACATGGATTGTAAGAAGATTGGGAAGCTGATACTTGAACTTAGAAAAGATAAAAATATGACTCAAAAGCAATTAGCTGATTTAATGAATATAAGTGATAAAACCATAAGTAAGTGGGAAAGAGGTTTAGGTTGTCCAGATATATCTTTATTGCCAGATTTAGCACAAATACTAGGCGTAAATGTAGATAAAATATTAGAAGGTGAAATTAATTCAAATGAATTAGCAGGAGGAAATATGAATAAAATAAAATTTTATGTTTGTCCACAATGTAATA encodes:
- a CDS encoding YczE/YyaS/YitT family protein, which encodes MNVLKLTLIKFSKMIFGFCLCALGIVMTINAKLGLSPWDVLHEGIYNMTGMTMGKASILIGTLVVIANIVLGENVGWGTIINMVLVGILMDVLMLNNLVPIANSFIMGIIMMILGMFILGIGCVFYLGAGFGSGPRDGMMVAIQRKTGKSLTLIRGTMEVLALIVGYFLGGTVGIGTVISAFGLGYCMDIAFKLCKFDGTEVKHRYIIDDINYIKSILSKKADDEKIIS